A section of the Arcobacter roscoffensis genome encodes:
- a CDS encoding PAS domain-containing sensor histidine kinase: protein MFENQFNLICETINSGILILDKDLNVKFWNRWMEVQTKIKEEDIKDKNLLDFYENINSKILSRKIKTTLRLNSSTFYNSEQINYLFDIKLNKIADSVFYNMQQSITISPFDLEKELVVVYVYDTTLLRETNYKLKKSKKELEEKNDEFQRMINALTEGLIISDEYGNCEIINKYGKELLRLKKNTRIKEKKLLDFVCEKSKDLVKRNLESGDIRTYEVYIKRDDDTYFPAIVSGQVIQLDNKKKRISTIIDISNLKEKDRLITRQAKLADMGQMIANIAHQWRQPLSLISTTASGLKLYEELGKLESQTLNDSLDQIMLTTAHLSQTIDDFKNFIKDDKEKTVFDLNEIIQKDLTLLEGIIKTSHIKIVINRKNEDIIMKGYPNELTQAIVNIITNAKDVLEDRNIEERYIFIELEKINSYGYLRIYDNANGINDDIIDKIFEPYFTTKHKSQGTGLGLFMTHRIIKDSMDGEVVVKNLKFTHKGKEYKGACFTIELPLHKL from the coding sequence ATGTTTGAAAATCAATTTAATCTAATCTGCGAAACTATAAATAGTGGTATTTTGATTTTAGATAAAGACTTAAATGTTAAGTTTTGGAATAGATGGATGGAAGTGCAAACTAAAATCAAAGAAGAAGATATAAAAGATAAGAACCTTTTGGACTTTTATGAAAATATAAACTCTAAAATTCTTTCAAGAAAAATCAAAACAACTCTTAGATTAAACTCTTCAACATTTTATAATAGTGAACAAATAAACTATTTATTTGATATAAAACTAAATAAAATTGCAGATTCAGTTTTTTATAATATGCAACAAAGTATTACTATTTCACCTTTTGATTTAGAAAAAGAGCTTGTTGTAGTTTATGTATATGATACAACACTACTTCGAGAGACAAACTACAAACTTAAAAAATCAAAAAAAGAACTTGAAGAAAAAAATGATGAATTCCAAAGAATGATAAATGCTTTAACAGAAGGGTTAATCATTTCTGATGAGTATGGAAACTGTGAGATTATAAATAAATATGGGAAAGAGCTTTTACGATTAAAAAAAAATACAAGGATAAAAGAGAAAAAACTTTTAGATTTTGTGTGTGAAAAAAGTAAAGATTTAGTTAAAAGAAACTTAGAATCAGGTGATATTAGAACATATGAAGTTTATATAAAAAGGGATGATGACACTTACTTCCCTGCTATTGTAAGTGGGCAAGTAATTCAACTTGATAACAAAAAGAAAAGAATATCTACAATAATAGATATTAGCAATTTAAAAGAAAAAGATAGACTTATTACAAGACAGGCAAAACTAGCTGATATGGGGCAAATGATAGCAAATATAGCCCACCAATGGAGACAACCGCTAAGCTTAATTTCAACAACAGCAAGTGGTCTTAAACTTTATGAAGAACTAGGAAAACTTGAATCACAGACATTAAACGATTCCCTTGATCAAATAATGTTAACAACAGCACATCTTTCACAAACTATTGATGATTTTAAAAACTTTATAAAAGATGACAAAGAAAAAACTGTTTTTGACTTAAATGAAATAATTCAAAAAGATTTAACTCTTCTTGAAGGTATTATAAAAACCTCTCATATTAAAATCGTAATAAATAGAAAAAATGAAGATATTATTATGAAGGGCTACCCAAATGAACTTACACAAGCAATTGTAAATATCATTACAAATGCAAAAGATGTTCTAGAAGATAGAAATATTGAAGAAAGATATATTTTCATAGAATTAGAAAAAATAAATAGCTATGGATATCTTAGAATTTATGATAATGCAAATGGTATAAATGATGATATTATTGATAAAATCTTTGAACCCTACTTCACGACAAAACACAAATCCCAAGGTACAGGATTAGGTCTTTTTATGACACATAGAATAATAAAAGATAGTATGGATGGAGAAGTTGTAGTAAAAAATTTAAAATTTACACACAAAGGAAAAGAGTATAAAGGGGCTTGCTTTACTATCGAGCTTCCTTTACATAAACTCTAA